The Larimichthys crocea isolate SSNF chromosome I, L_crocea_2.0, whole genome shotgun sequence genomic interval tatatacatttaaaggttttgttttttttttctcgtttcaGGGACAACACCCGTAGGCAGGGAAAGAGGTCCAATGAGACGATCAGCCcgctcttatttttctttattagattcataaatgtactaatacatttgctgttacatctatatttttacatttaatgagtGATTAAGCATACTGATATGATTGTAACAATTACTAACACAAATTATTAGCCGCTGGGGCAGCAGGGCCGTGTGGAGAATTTTCCTGTCTGGAAAGTAACAGTATGAAACAATAAGAATGTTaaagaactgccagacaggttttttGCTCTCacaatattcataattatttgaatcaattatttaacacttgaatcaaatggaaatgcaatgtggtgtggtgacatcacagagacaaaggtatttatacataatatatatacaaataaaaaattatttcaatttgCGGCAGTATTGACGCATGGATTGACTCATGTGTCAACAGGGAGATGCAGGAGGTAATGGATTCCAAAAAtacgttaaaaaaaattgtgcatcatgtttagtgtgtggaaaacagaatgtccaaggcagattcagaccaagaccaggtaaaatgcctaatgctcaatatccatttcatacgatatgcatggatttcattgaattaaataaatgtgaaaataaaaaatattgtctagtgatcatagacttatactcaaaatggattgaagttattccaaccacacgaaatgatgcaataacagtAGCTAAAGCATTAGCAACACATATTGCACCAAGATTTGGATTTCCAGAAATCATATATTAGTGATAATGGACCCCCcgagactatgtagaagttttagactgTCAGATGAGCTGGCAGACAATTAGGTATTAAACATGATTTTGGCTGAGTTATTCACATGACATTCActggacccccccccccccccccccccccccccccccggacATTCAGCAGCTTTACAATATTGTCTGGCTGGCTCTGAAATGACAAAGAAGGCTACAACATCTATACAAACATGAAGACGTTCTCTATCAGCATCAGCACTCCTTCACTGGCTACACTCATCCCAGATGTCTACTGGGTGCATCTGGGTCACGTTCTGATTCGATCACTACTCCATCACATCTTCATCATGGGGCCACGTATCCATAAGACGTGTTTCAAAAGCACCTTCAGCAGTCGATTTCTGACAGCAGTCACTCATGCAACACTCATGAGTGATGTTTTCTGCATTGTCACTGAGTGCGGTCCTGTATCCACTGACAAAACCTGGGTGAATACTTGTCGGGGTGGACTGTGGAAAAGGCCCTGCCTGGGTAGCGGAGTCTTTTCCACAGGTTCTCCAGTCTTTTCTTCCAGCCATACACAGTAAAAATGTCAATAATGCCCACAAAGTAGCGATGGTTTGGGCCGTCTATGACATGAATAGCATTTTTGCAGTTGGGCAGTAGCCTGCGATGATGCTCATGGAACTCCTGCAGTTCTGAGTCAGTTCTGGTTTCTCTCACAGAGCAGTTCATCTCCTGGAGGGGGATCCCTTCACAAGAGCCCTCAGCTGCTGCCTGTGGCTTGCCTGACCCACATTTTGTCATATCTGGTACCACttcacaggtgtttttttccagtaACGGAATGGTGGGAGGATCTGACTCTGTGGGACTGTCATCAAAGTCCAGAGATCTACAGGAAAGAACCGACAGAAAACAATCAGAGCAGCACATACtgaacataataataataataagcatatgGAGGgtgctttacaaataaaaagaaggcAGTGTTTCTCGTGCCTGTGAAAAAAGAGAAGCCCAATTTACGTTTCTGTAAAGATCATAGAAATTTCCTGATAATTTGTACTTGCACTTATGTGTGGACATATTTTGAAAGTGTAATGTTTGTAATATGAGTACAGTTGTTTTTACTCACGTGGGCTGAGAACCACTGGTGAAAATGATGCTACTACAATCATGGCAAGTAATTCAAATTTGTTGGGGAGAAAACATTTACCTCATGGACATAAAGCGACTTTTTTATACAAACTTTGAAACCATCAGCTGTcttctgatgatgatttagcctcAGGGGACAACGGTCAATGTTTCAGGGCTTACAGTGTAGCCAGCAGATAATGGATATCTGGGCCAAGAGTTTCCCTGTAGTCCAtttagcaacttgatacatgAGAATGACAAGGACACATATTGGCTAACCTCTacaaacagatatctgtatACAAAAGTGTACTAATACTAAGCCAGATCAAAAACTTCACACCACAAGAATAGTTTATCCCCAACTGCAGCTGGCCCCATCAGCAAGCAACTAAATATGTGCCATGCAAGAATGGAGAGCTTTACAGCTGAAGCAACGGTGACAGTCGGTCCATAGCTCTCACTCCATAGTTTGTACACAGACATTGTTCTcatcatctaactctcagcaagaatgGGAAAAACTATATTTCCTTTAACAGCACATTCAATTTAAGAAAGCTGCTCACATGAAAAGCTTCTGTCTAGTCTTTAATGGACCagcaaagatgaaaatgtgttgtattgtaCAGCAGTTATTTTTGCACTTACTTTGTGGTGCGAATCACAAGGTTTGCCAAAGAGCGTTTCCCTTCGAGCTCATCTCGGTGCAGAGGTTGATGGGCCAGCAGGAGACTGTAGTCCAGCACATTGAGCTCTCGAAGAAAGGCAGAATCTGCTTTCACTTGATTGGTAAACCAGGTTTTCTCTTGATCTACAGCAACCACATAAACATTTCCATTTAGGATTTTTTCACActtgaccctgatgaggataagcagttacagataatggatggatggacgttTTTACAATTACAGCATGACTACATAGATGAAAGAGGATGCTTACCTAATGTGATGAGCTGCCCTTCAAAGTTATTGTCCTTCAGCACTTTTATGATTTGTTTCCCCCCTGTGTCAGGATTGGTCCATCGACCCACCTCACAGCCTTTAATGTCAAATCTGtgcaacaaaaatgtcacagcTTCCATACACATCACAAAtctacacaacaaaacatgggAAACATAGATACTCTACCTAATATTGATCCTCTCATCAGGGTAAAACACACTCTGCATCACGATGAAGTACTTCTGcagttcagacagacaaacattgTAAGTTCCCGTACTGTTAGGATTGTGGATATATTGACCTGCTGCTTATCATATTGATAAAATACCTTTATTTCATTCGGAATAAGAATCCTGTGGACACCTGGAAGGCACAAAGAATGTGAGTTTTATCTGACGTTATTAAATCACAGGTGTATTTTTATAACCtaataaagtgacatttttaacacaaacagaatGCATTTTTCTCATGATGAAGGACAAAACCTGCTTGAGGTGTTGCTATAAAAGCTGAGGAACCAACCTGAACTCGGTCTGAGGCCCAATGTGACAGTTACAGGTTGACTTTAAAGCTGGTAAGTTAATCGTTCCCCCTCTAGCGTGCCCCTCCAGTGGACTAACATGATAAGGTCCTCTCTAACATGCTGACTATAACTCTGACTTAACTGTTTCCACTATACATCCATCATGACTTTCTGCACACTGGGACTGTGAcctgtcctgtacacgtgacatccattgcacgtctgtccgtcctgggagagggatccctcctctgtggctcttcctgaggtttcttccaccttttttccctgttaaaggttttttgtgggcaagtttttcctcactggaaccgagggtctaaggacagagggtgtcactccctgtacagattgtaaagccctctgaggaaaatgtactttgcgactttgggctatacaaataaatttgatttgatttgatttgacgaGATTTCACTCATCAAAATTGTAGATAACAGTTAGGTTCTTGTTGAGGCTGAATACAACGTAGTTTTGGATTTGCATCTCATTCCCTTTGGGTCTGTTTTACAGGTTAAAGTTAAGGCAGTGATTTCCAAATTTAGGAGGCATGGTAGAGGCTGGAAAAGGATGCTGTGTTGGGTGGACTAACAACAAAGCAAAGTTGTTCTTACCTAGAAACCTCACCATCAGTGAATGAGGGTGTTTCTCCAAGTGGTCCATGTATGCCTGCAGATTGGACAGGAGAAATTCGACCTCGCGTCTGCTCTGGGTCTTTAGGAAGAACCTCTTGTCATTcctaaaaataagaacaaaCTTATCACCAGACAGGAATATTTTGGGTTTATTAATTTAGTCTGGAATAAGGTAAAAGGTTAGTCAATGGAGGGTCTCTACATGTAACAAATGATTATGCTCACGTGACAAAGAAATCTGCCTTGCTCTTGGAGTTGCTGACAAACTGGAGGTAGCAGCCGCCCGAGCAGAGGGAGTTCATGTATTCCTCCTCTGTGATCTCCAGTGAACTCCTCAGTTTAGCAAACACTGATGCTGCAAACGTCTGCATCTCAAATCCCTGGAAGGGAAGGGTTACAATTCAGTTTTCATCCTGTTCATTTACTTGAACAAAATTCAAATGTATATATGATCATAATGGACAGCATTATCCAAGAAAAGAAGATCAAGCTTTAATGATTTCAGTTGGAAATGATTACTTGCCTCGTGGCTATGAGTTTCTTTTGCCTTGAAATGTTCAGCTGTGAGCGTATCCTGTGCACAAGTGTTTATGAGTGAATTTCTGtattgtgtttcatgtttataaTGCAAACAGTGGCCTTATAATCAGAAGATTCCTCACTTGAACTGGTGTGTCCATAGTGGTCTGTATGGAGGTTTGCATGCCCTCTTTTATCATGGCTGTCAGTTGGTAGAACTCGTGCTCCGGGTTGATCTCAAACACGCCTAGCATCCTCCATCGCTGTCTCAACTGCCACCAGTGTCTTCGCCTGGCAGCTCTGGAGGCGCGAGCAGCTTTTCTCTGTGCCATCTGTGACACAGAGCAAAATTTAGAATGATGTTCAGCTGTAGTATCTGCATACATACAGTGGGCTCAACTGCCcactgacaaaatgttttggCCAGCAACTTCCAAGTgttcaaaaaccaaaaaaccatGAACTGAGCTGAATGTTTTGATTGAGaccagattttttaaatgtatgtatgtatgtgtgtgtatatatatatatctattatatatattattctatatatatatatagatatactatatattatattatatatattgagcactgtgctttatttatttatttattgggcCCTTTAATCCTCTTACATCACTTGGTTGCTCTTTAATTAATCTTACCTCATTTCAATCCCTCAGGaaaattcaaatgtttaatCTCATTTTAATCTCACTTTCCACTTTGATTGGCCGGTGAATGTGTTCATCTGCGCCGTACTCATTATTCTAAGAACTGAGGTTATGTTACATAACCAAACGTTCTTCCTCATAATATTCACTCGCTATGGGATATGGTAGCTCAAGTTAGGACTCCAGGACCGCGCTTGCCACGCACGGCCCTGACACGTCAAGCATGTAGAACTGGACAAAAGTCAGAGGCAAGGACCAACTTGCTGCTGAACAAATGTCCTGAACAGACACGCACGCTCGCCAGCGGCTGCAGTCCCCTGCTCGTATACACCAAAGTTATAGCCTCCACCACCCAGTGGGTGAGGCGCTGCTTTGTGACTGGCTTTCTCTTTCAGGGTTCAGCCcaggagacaaacagctgatcgctcCTCCTGATGTTCTGTGTCCTGTCCATATAAGAGTGCACAGCTCGAACCGCACACAGCATGTGCGCTCGCTGCTCACCAGGAGACGTGGTGAACGCTGCGAGCTCCATCGGGGAACATGAACCCACCACCTTAGGTACCAAGACTGGGTTGGGCTTCAGAACCATCTGTGTATTCCCCGGGGTGAACTGAGCGCATGCAGGGTTCACAGAGAGCGCATGGATATAACTCACTTGCTTTGCAGAGGCGAGAGCCAGTAACAGCACTGTCTTAAGGGACAGGTGTTTGAGACTTGCTCCCAGCAATGGCTCAAATGGGGGGCCTTTAAGCCCCTCCAGAACATCACTAAATCCCACTGAGGTATTAGTGGTCTGGAGACAGGGAGAAGCCTGAGCGCGCGCCCTCATAAACCGGCACTCCAaagggtgttttgttttgctgttttgtccCCAAATCCTATATGGCAAGCTGCTACAGCTGCCAGATAAACCTTAACTGTGGAAAAGGGATGTGGCCTCATTCGAGACACCA includes:
- the LOC104926064 gene encoding phosphatidylinositol 4-phosphate 5-kinase-like protein 1 isoform X2, with the protein product MAQRKAARASRAARRRHWWQLRQRWRMLGVFEINPEHEFYQLTAMIKEGMQTSIQTTMDTPVQDTLTAEHFKAKETHSHEGFEMQTFAASVFAKLRSSLEITEEEYMNSLCSGGCYLQFVSNSKSKADFFVTNDKRFFLKTQSRREVEFLLSNLQAYMDHLEKHPHSLMVRFLGVHRILIPNEIKKYFIVMQSVFYPDERINIRFDIKGCEVGRWTNPDTGGKQIIKVLKDNNFEGQLITLDQEKTWFTNQVKADSAFLRELNVLDYSLLLAHQPLHRDELEGKRSLANLVIRTTKSLDFDDSPTESDPPTIPLLEKNTCEVVPDMTKCGSGKPQAAAEGSCEGIPLQEMNCSVRETRTDSELQEFHEHHRRLLPNCKNAIHVIDGPNHRYFVGIIDIFTVYGWKKRLENLWKRLRYPGRAFSTVHPDKYSPRFCQWIQDRTQ
- the LOC104926064 gene encoding phosphatidylinositol 4-phosphate 5-kinase-like protein 1 isoform X1, whose translation is MYADTTAEHHSKFCSVSQMAQRKAARASRAARRRHWWQLRQRWRMLGVFEINPEHEFYQLTAMIKEGMQTSIQTTMDTPVQDTLTAEHFKAKETHSHEGFEMQTFAASVFAKLRSSLEITEEEYMNSLCSGGCYLQFVSNSKSKADFFVTNDKRFFLKTQSRREVEFLLSNLQAYMDHLEKHPHSLMVRFLGVHRILIPNEIKKYFIVMQSVFYPDERINIRFDIKGCEVGRWTNPDTGGKQIIKVLKDNNFEGQLITLDQEKTWFTNQVKADSAFLRELNVLDYSLLLAHQPLHRDELEGKRSLANLVIRTTKSLDFDDSPTESDPPTIPLLEKNTCEVVPDMTKCGSGKPQAAAEGSCEGIPLQEMNCSVRETRTDSELQEFHEHHRRLLPNCKNAIHVIDGPNHRYFVGIIDIFTVYGWKKRLENLWKRLRYPGRAFSTVHPDKYSPRFCQWIQDRTQ